In a genomic window of Wyeomyia smithii strain HCP4-BCI-WySm-NY-G18 chromosome 1, ASM2978416v1, whole genome shotgun sequence:
- the LOC129728097 gene encoding uncharacterized protein LOC129728097 isoform X3: MKAYQRNSTMFLLFIVTYLTAATISTIGNTVQALQQDVLPQQLIVANSDQLPPAIDLEKIPKDTRPELDANPSLQLILRVLDTYRSPFSTQSVVMLPEQRALPSCPLCDASVYSYCDYKVYHDSCCCGSTNGIYNPGGLGSNGIGYGGCGFQEDCSFIYANSCYEHQLIVNCCCNSPY; the protein is encoded by the exons ATGAAAGCATACCAACGGAACAGCACCATGTTCTTACTATTCATTGTTACTTATCTAACTGCAGCCACAATTTCGACGATTGGTAATACCG TACAAGCGCTTCAACAAGATGTTTTGCCTCAACAGCTGATAGTTGCAAATTCCGATCAACTTCCACCGGCTATCGATTTGGAGAAGATCCCTAAAGATACTCGCCCAGAACTAGATGCAAATCCATCTCTTCAACTGATTTTACGTGTGCTTGACACATACCGTTCACCGTTCTCCACACAATCAGTTGTTATGTTACCTGAGCAGCGAGCTCTACCAAGTTGTCCACTATGTGATGCATCGGTTTATAGTTATTGTGATTACAAAGTATACCACGATAGTTGCTGCTGTGGAAGTACAAACGGCATTTATAACCCTGGAGGTTTAGGAAGCAATG GTATCGGGTATGGAGGTTGTGGTTTTCAAGAAGATTGCAGTTTCATTTATGCCAACTCATGTTATGAACATCAGCTCATCGTCAATTGTTGCTGTAATTCaccgtattga
- the LOC129728097 gene encoding uncharacterized protein LOC129728097 isoform X1: MKAYQRNSTMFLLFIVTYLTAATISTIGNTVQALQQDVLPQQLIVANSDQLPPAIDLEKIPKDTRPELDANPSLQLILRVLDTYRSPFSTQSVVMLPEQRALPSCPLCDASVYSYCDYKVYHDSCCCGSTNGIYNPGGLGSNGIGYGGCGFQEDCSFIYANSCYEHQLIVNCCCNSPDCDCSVATLEGRCWPTC; encoded by the exons ATGAAAGCATACCAACGGAACAGCACCATGTTCTTACTATTCATTGTTACTTATCTAACTGCAGCCACAATTTCGACGATTGGTAATACCG TACAAGCGCTTCAACAAGATGTTTTGCCTCAACAGCTGATAGTTGCAAATTCCGATCAACTTCCACCGGCTATCGATTTGGAGAAGATCCCTAAAGATACTCGCCCAGAACTAGATGCAAATCCATCTCTTCAACTGATTTTACGTGTGCTTGACACATACCGTTCACCGTTCTCCACACAATCAGTTGTTATGTTACCTGAGCAGCGAGCTCTACCAAGTTGTCCACTATGTGATGCATCGGTTTATAGTTATTGTGATTACAAAGTATACCACGATAGTTGCTGCTGTGGAAGTACAAACGGCATTTATAACCCTGGAGGTTTAGGAAGCAATG GTATCGGGTATGGAGGTTGTGGTTTTCAAGAAGATTGCAGTTTCATTTATGCCAACTCATGTTATGAACATCAGCTCATCGTCAATTGTTGCTGTAATTCacc TGATTGTGATTGCTCAGTCGCCACCCTGGAAGGCCGCTGCTGGCCCACCTGCTAG
- the LOC129728097 gene encoding uncharacterized protein LOC129728097 isoform X2 encodes MKAYQRNSTMFLLFIVTYLTAATISTIVQALQQDVLPQQLIVANSDQLPPAIDLEKIPKDTRPELDANPSLQLILRVLDTYRSPFSTQSVVMLPEQRALPSCPLCDASVYSYCDYKVYHDSCCCGSTNGIYNPGGLGSNGIGYGGCGFQEDCSFIYANSCYEHQLIVNCCCNSPDCDCSVATLEGRCWPTC; translated from the exons ATGAAAGCATACCAACGGAACAGCACCATGTTCTTACTATTCATTGTTACTTATCTAACTGCAGCCACAATTTCGACGATTG TACAAGCGCTTCAACAAGATGTTTTGCCTCAACAGCTGATAGTTGCAAATTCCGATCAACTTCCACCGGCTATCGATTTGGAGAAGATCCCTAAAGATACTCGCCCAGAACTAGATGCAAATCCATCTCTTCAACTGATTTTACGTGTGCTTGACACATACCGTTCACCGTTCTCCACACAATCAGTTGTTATGTTACCTGAGCAGCGAGCTCTACCAAGTTGTCCACTATGTGATGCATCGGTTTATAGTTATTGTGATTACAAAGTATACCACGATAGTTGCTGCTGTGGAAGTACAAACGGCATTTATAACCCTGGAGGTTTAGGAAGCAATG GTATCGGGTATGGAGGTTGTGGTTTTCAAGAAGATTGCAGTTTCATTTATGCCAACTCATGTTATGAACATCAGCTCATCGTCAATTGTTGCTGTAATTCacc TGATTGTGATTGCTCAGTCGCCACCCTGGAAGGCCGCTGCTGGCCCACCTGCTAG
- the LOC129717202 gene encoding uncharacterized protein LOC129717202 yields the protein MSWFRLELNLDQLVQALQQDVLPQQLIVANSDQLPPAIDLEKIPKDTRSELDANPSLQLILRVLDTYRSPFSTQSVVMLPEQRALPSCPLCDASVYSYCDYKVYHDSCCCGSTNGIYNPGGLGSNGIGYGGCGFQEDCSFIYANSCYEHQLIVNCCCNSPY from the exons ATGTCCTGGTTccggctagaattgaatctagaccagttgg TACAAGCGCTTCAACAAGATGTTTTGCCTCAACAGCTGATAGTTGCAAATTCCGATCAACTTCCACCGGCTATCGATTTGGAGAAGATCCCTAAAGATACTCGCTCAGAACTAGATGCAAATCCATCTCTTCAACTGATTTTACGTGTGCTTGACACATACCGTTCACCGTTCTCCACACAATCAGTTGTTATGTTACCTGAGCAGCGAGCTCTACCAAGTTGTCCACTATGTGATGCATCGGTTTATAGTTATTGTGATTACAAAGTATACCACGATAGTTGCTGCTGTGGAAGTACAAACGGCATTTATAACCCTGGAGGTTTAGGAAGCAATG GTATCGGGTATGGAGGTTGTGGTTTTCAAGAAGATTGCAGTTTCATTTATGCCAACTCATGTTATGAACATCAGCTCATCGTCAATTGTTGCTGTAATTCaccgtattga
- the LOC129718294 gene encoding non-specific lipid-transfer protein-like 1, which yields MKCDAVIEKIKVRVAGIDPNGPRKVLGVFQLIIEASDGVHELVVDLKNLKVTEGKVSDADVVINLKDEDLIAVGTKAITVHDAVEQKKIKMKGDEALFQALVDAI from the exons ATGAAGTGCGACGCTGtcattgaaaaaatcaaagtGCGTGTGGCCGGAATTGATCCGAATGGTCCTCGTAAGGTTTTGGGAGTTTTCCAGCTGATCATTGAAGCTTCTGATGGAGTTCATGAGTTAG TTGTGGATTTGAAGAATCTGAAAGTGACTGAGGGTAAAGTGTCTGATGCTGATGTTGTCATTAATCTCAAGGACGAAGACTTAATTGCTGTCGGAACTAAAGCCATCACTGTACATGATGCTGTAGAGCAAAAGAAGATTAAAATGAAGGGAGACGAAGCTCTGTTCCAGGCGCTTGTTGATGCAATTTAA